In a single window of the Bacteroidales bacterium genome:
- a CDS encoding mechanosensitive ion channel, translating into MKTIKEILNYELFSFNDYSFKLNILLFVLGIFIITKLSLWIIKKAFNRKINKRKEDKGNYLAVFQLIKYFIWVIAIALMLETAGVKVTVLIAGSAALLVGLGMGLQQTFNDIISGIILLAEGTTKVGDVLEVENDVVMVKNIGLRTSKVINRDDIMIIVPNSLITTNKVINWSHQSKVTRFKINIGVAYGSDVDLVVKVLEECAKQHKDVSNNKNIEARFINFGNSSLDFQLLFHSKKVFRIEPIKSEIRKIINQKFKDNHIQIPFPQMDVHMNK; encoded by the coding sequence ATGAAAACAATAAAAGAAATATTAAACTACGAACTTTTTAGTTTTAATGATTACTCATTTAAGTTGAATATATTACTTTTTGTGTTGGGGATTTTTATTATTACAAAGCTGTCTCTTTGGATAATCAAAAAAGCCTTTAACAGGAAAATTAATAAAAGAAAAGAAGACAAAGGAAATTATTTGGCTGTTTTTCAGTTGATTAAATATTTTATATGGGTTATTGCTATTGCCTTAATGCTTGAAACGGCAGGTGTAAAAGTAACGGTTCTAATTGCTGGTTCAGCTGCATTATTGGTCGGTTTGGGAATGGGATTACAACAAACCTTTAATGATATTATTTCCGGAATAATATTGCTGGCTGAAGGTACTACAAAGGTTGGAGATGTTTTGGAAGTTGAAAATGATGTTGTTATGGTTAAGAATATTGGATTAAGAACTTCAAAGGTTATAAATCGTGATGATATAATGATTATTGTTCCGAATTCATTAATTACTACAAATAAAGTAATAAATTGGAGTCATCAATCAAAAGTTACACGTTTTAAAATAAATATCGGTGTTGCATACGGCAGTGATGTTGATTTGGTTGTTAAAGTTCTGGAAGAATGTGCAAAACAACATAAAGATGTATCAAATAATAAAAATATTGAAGCCAGATTTATCAATTTTGGAAATTCGTCTTTAGATTTTCAACTTCTGTTTCATAGTAAAAAAGTATTTAGAATTGAACCTATAAAGAGTGAAATCAGAAAAATAATTAATCAAAAATTTAAAGATAATCATATTCAAATTCCGTTTCCTCAAATGGATGTGCATATGAATAAATAG
- a CDS encoding chloride channel protein has protein sequence MPNLKRTIRFYFLKSGRTSGRNILLILSLFIGLFSGALALLLKNGVFFLRHLLIDETKFDFRNYLILIYPIIGITLTLILKKYIITDMQKHNIASILDAIARKGSKMKTHKTFSSIIGGMLTAGFGGSVGLESPIISTGAAIGSNIGRILKADYMTVTILLACGSSGAMAAIFNTPIAGVVFALEVLLIDLSRYSLIPLLVASLSGTIVSRIFSNREVLFDLDVIEKFHLSQIPYFIIFGVIAGFLSFYFTDVFIYIRNKFNKIKKYGNRLLIGSLLLGLLTFIFPPLFGEGFNTIRLILSGDYYEIIDNSIFHTIDRNAIILILFFLFLVFLKVIATSITISAGGVGGVFAPALFMGAVFGFVFAHTINVLDIGIVLSERNFALIGMAALLGGILQAPLTGIFMIIEITVGYELIVPLMMTTVVSFIISKSLGPNSIFTKQLAQQGDLITHNKDNAVLTFMELQKIIEKDFAEIHPEDSLRKIVKVVSKSKRNIFPVINDEKKLFGILLLDDIREIMFDNSYYDNTFAHDLMRIPPDVIEKTDKMKTVIDKFNKTGSWNLPVTENDYYIGFVSKSRMFNEYRKLLVTISHE, from the coding sequence ATGCCAAACCTGAAAAGAACTATAAGATTTTATTTTTTGAAATCCGGCAGAACTTCCGGCAGGAATATATTGCTGATACTTAGTTTATTTATCGGGTTGTTTTCCGGAGCTTTAGCTTTATTATTAAAGAATGGTGTTTTTTTCCTGCGTCATCTTCTGATTGACGAAACAAAATTCGATTTTAGAAATTATCTCATTTTGATATATCCGATAATCGGAATTACTCTCACATTAATATTGAAGAAATATATCATTACGGATATGCAGAAACATAATATTGCTTCAATATTAGATGCAATTGCTCGTAAGGGCAGCAAAATGAAAACTCATAAAACCTTTTCGTCAATAATTGGAGGAATGCTGACAGCAGGATTTGGAGGGTCAGTAGGATTAGAATCTCCGATAATTTCAACCGGAGCTGCAATAGGGTCAAATATCGGCAGAATATTAAAAGCTGATTATATGACAGTTACTATTTTGTTAGCTTGTGGTTCATCCGGAGCAATGGCAGCAATTTTTAATACACCTATTGCAGGTGTTGTTTTTGCTTTGGAAGTTTTATTAATTGATTTAAGCCGTTATTCATTAATCCCTTTGCTTGTTGCATCTCTAAGCGGAACTATTGTATCACGAATATTTTCAAATCGTGAAGTTTTATTTGATTTAGATGTTATTGAAAAATTCCATTTAAGTCAAATTCCGTATTTTATTATTTTTGGCGTAATTGCCGGCTTTCTTTCATTTTATTTTACTGATGTATTTATTTATATAAGAAATAAATTTAACAAAATTAAGAAATATGGAAACAGATTACTTATCGGAAGTTTATTACTCGGATTATTAACTTTTATTTTTCCTCCTTTATTCGGAGAAGGTTTCAATACAATAAGACTTATCCTGTCCGGTGATTATTATGAAATAATTGATAATTCAATTTTTCATACGATTGACAGAAATGCAATTATCCTTATTTTATTTTTCCTTTTTTTAGTTTTTCTTAAAGTTATTGCAACAAGCATAACAATAAGTGCCGGTGGTGTTGGCGGAGTATTTGCCCCTGCACTCTTTATGGGAGCTGTTTTTGGGTTTGTATTTGCTCATACAATTAATGTATTAGATATTGGAATTGTCTTGTCTGAAAGAAATTTTGCACTTATCGGAATGGCAGCTCTTCTCGGCGGTATATTGCAAGCGCCCTTGACCGGTATTTTTATGATAATTGAAATTACTGTCGGATATGAATTAATTGTTCCGTTGATGATGACGACAGTAGTAAGTTTTATCATATCAAAATCATTAGGGCCTAATTCAATTTTTACAAAACAACTTGCTCAACAAGGCGATTTAATAACACATAATAAAGACAATGCGGTATTAACTTTTATGGAACTTCAAAAAATAATTGAAAAAGATTTTGCTGAAATTCATCCTGAAGATTCATTAAGAAAAATTGTTAAAGTTGTATCAAAATCAAAGCGGAATATTTTCCCTGTTATTAATGATGAGAAAAAACTGTTCGGGATTCTTTTATTAGATGATATCAGAGAAATTATGTTTGATAATTCGTATTATGATAATACTTTTGCACACGATTTAATGAGAATTCCGCCTGATGTTATTGAAAAAACAGATAAAATGAAAACAGTAATTGATAAATTTAATAAAACCGGAAGTTGGAATTTGCCTGTAACAGAAAATGATTACTACATCGGCTTTGTTTCAAAATCAAGAATGTTTAATGAATACCGAAAACTACTTGTAACTATTTCACATGAATAA
- a CDS encoding chloride channel protein has translation MNNARTKIFALKNLYRKKMHLYSFKLLKWRIKHLPDKQFIMILAAVIGFISGIIAFLIKGAVHLIQLMLKSSFFEYTQNYLYIIFPAIGILLTVLFIKYIIRKKVDHGIPGVLHSISKQHGFIKSHNLFSSIITSAFTVGFGGSVGLEGPTVATGAAYGSNLGKIFHLSYKHRILLLGAAASGAMAAIFKAPLAGVVFALEVIMIDLTMYSVIPILIASITGAVTSYFLFGLGVIYPFEIKTAFVMNDIPYYILLGILTGLVSSYFTRVYVFIEKVFSRFKRKYIRLFVGAVLLGILIWFFPSFYGEGYEVTNSALHGNFDYLFNNYLFNTFSENQVVIIILFLVIILFKVVATSITFGSGGVGGIFAPTLFTGANTGLFFTYLIGAFGIKTLSRENFAMVGMAGMIAGVLHAPLTAIFLIGDLTGGYGLFVPLMIVATISFATVRFFHKNSVYTIQLAKRGELMTHHKDKNVLSMMKIDKLIEKDFYILRPNSNLKEIKEAFINSKRNVFPVVDEDKMFLGNIIVADIKDIIFDTEKYETVFASQLMFKPPTHIELNDNMEEVAQKIQKSGLFNIVVLNKGKYIGFVSRANVFSSYRRLLKHFSDE, from the coding sequence ATGAATAATGCTCGAACTAAAATATTTGCATTAAAAAACCTGTACAGAAAAAAAATGCACTTGTATTCGTTCAAATTATTGAAGTGGAGAATTAAACATTTGCCCGATAAACAGTTTATCATGATTTTGGCGGCTGTCATCGGTTTCATATCGGGGATTATAGCTTTTTTGATTAAAGGAGCCGTACATCTTATTCAATTAATGTTAAAAAGTTCCTTTTTTGAATATACTCAAAACTATTTATACATTATCTTTCCGGCAATAGGTATATTATTGACTGTTCTGTTTATAAAATATATAATAAGAAAGAAAGTTGATCATGGAATACCGGGTGTATTACATTCAATTTCAAAACAACACGGATTTATCAAATCTCATAATTTATTTTCTTCAATAATAACCAGTGCTTTTACAGTAGGATTTGGCGGTTCTGTTGGTTTGGAGGGGCCAACGGTTGCAACCGGAGCTGCTTACGGTTCAAATCTCGGAAAAATATTTCATTTAAGCTATAAACACAGGATTTTATTACTCGGAGCTGCAGCTTCGGGAGCAATGGCAGCCATTTTTAAAGCACCTTTAGCCGGAGTTGTTTTTGCGCTTGAGGTGATTATGATTGATCTTACCATGTATTCTGTCATTCCTATACTCATCGCTTCAATAACAGGTGCTGTAACTTCTTATTTTTTATTTGGATTAGGTGTTATTTATCCTTTTGAAATAAAAACAGCCTTTGTAATGAATGATATACCTTATTACATTTTATTGGGCATATTAACAGGCTTAGTATCTTCATATTTTACTCGTGTATATGTATTTATTGAAAAAGTTTTTTCACGATTTAAAAGAAAATATATCAGATTATTTGTGGGGGCTGTATTGCTGGGTATTTTAATCTGGTTTTTTCCGTCTTTTTACGGAGAAGGTTATGAAGTTACCAATTCGGCTTTACACGGGAATTTTGATTATTTATTTAATAATTATTTGTTTAATACCTTTTCTGAAAATCAAGTTGTTATCATTATTTTGTTTTTAGTTATTATTTTATTCAAAGTTGTTGCAACTTCAATTACTTTCGGCAGCGGAGGTGTCGGAGGAATTTTTGCACCTACACTGTTTACGGGAGCAAATACCGGTTTATTTTTTACTTATTTAATTGGTGCTTTCGGTATTAAAACATTATCAAGAGAGAATTTTGCAATGGTTGGTATGGCAGGAATGATTGCCGGTGTTTTGCATGCTCCGCTTACGGCAATTTTTTTAATTGGTGATTTAACCGGCGGATACGGATTATTTGTTCCCTTAATGATTGTGGCTACAATTTCTTTTGCTACGGTCAGGTTTTTTCATAAAAATTCGGTTTACACCATTCAGTTGGCTAAGCGCGGTGAGTTAATGACACATCATAAAGACAAAAATGTTTTGTCAATGATGAAAATTGATAAATTGATTGAAAAAGATTTTTATATTTTAAGACCGAACAGCAACTTAAAAGAAATTAAAGAAGCATTTATAAATTCGAAAAGAAATGTTTTTCCGGTTGTTGATGAAGATAAAATGTTTCTCGGTAATATAATTGTTGCTGATATTAAAGATATTATTTTTGATACCGAAAAATATGAAACTGTGTTTGCAAGTCAATTGATGTTTAAACCGCCTACACATATAGAATTGAATGACAATATGGAAGAAGTAGCTCAAAAAATACAAAAAAGCGGCTTGTTTAACATAGTTGTTTTAAATAAGGGGAAATATATTGGTTTTGTATCAAGAGCAAATGTATTCTCATCATACAGAAGGTTGCTTAAACATTTTTCAGATGAATAA
- a CDS encoding site-specific DNA-methyltransferase: protein MKKGTETSSFGTSGRINHDATKFYNSRMYKNLNNTKSVSKTENKLPEEIENSIILSSSENMKELPDNSIHLMITSPPYNVSKEYDDDLTLNEYFELLSKVFSETYRVLVNGGRACINVANLGRKPYIPLSDYISKIMIDIGFNMRGEIIWNKASSAGSSTAWGSWQSASNPTLRDVHEYILVFSKGEYKREKKENTITRDEFMEYTKSIWNMNTVSAKKVGHPAPFPFQLPYRLIQLYSFKDDIILDPFIGSGTTGLAALKTNRRYVGYEIDKDYKKLADNFLNAEKQQTKLII, encoded by the coding sequence ATGAAAAAAGGAACTGAAACAAGCTCATTTGGGACATCAGGCAGAATAAATCATGATGCAACTAAATTTTACAATTCAAGGATGTATAAAAACTTGAATAACACAAAATCGGTATCAAAAACAGAAAATAAATTACCCGAAGAAATAGAAAATTCAATAATATTGTCTTCATCTGAAAACATGAAAGAATTACCGGATAATTCAATTCATTTGATGATTACTTCACCACCTTACAATGTATCAAAAGAATACGATGATGATTTAACACTAAACGAATATTTTGAATTATTATCAAAAGTATTTTCAGAAACATACAGAGTGCTTGTAAATGGTGGCAGAGCATGTATTAATGTTGCTAATTTAGGCAGAAAACCATATATTCCTTTATCCGATTACATTTCAAAAATAATGATTGATATTGGATTTAATATGCGTGGCGAAATTATTTGGAATAAAGCATCAAGTGCAGGTTCTTCAACTGCATGGGGAAGTTGGCAATCAGCATCAAATCCTACTTTAAGAGACGTACATGAATATATTTTGGTATTTTCAAAAGGGGAATATAAGCGAGAGAAAAAAGAAAATACAATTACACGAGATGAATTTATGGAATACACAAAATCAATATGGAATATGAATACTGTTTCTGCCAAAAAAGTGGGACACCCCGCACCATTTCCGTTTCAATTACCATACAGATTGATACAGCTTTACAGTTTTAAGGATGATATAATTTTAGACCCTTTTATCGGTAGTGGAACAACCGGCTTAGCAGCTTTGAAAACTAACAGAAGATATGTTGGATATGAAATAGATAAAGATTATAAAAAATTAGCAGATAATTTTTTAAATGCTGAAAAACAACAGACAAAACTGATAATATAA
- a CDS encoding DUF1599 domain-containing protein, giving the protein MPYTPKQFDQVIDICFDTFEKKLKDYGTAWRILRTSSLTDQIYIKAQRIRSIETKEEQKVDEGIVPEFIGIINYAVIALIQIELGVGEDVGMETEKAIALYRKYSSEAKKLMLNKNHDYDEAWRSMRISSFTDLILMKIFRTKEIENNQGKTLISENVDANYYDMINYSVFALIKLEI; this is encoded by the coding sequence ATGCCCTATACTCCAAAACAATTTGATCAAGTTATTGATATTTGCTTTGATACCTTTGAAAAAAAATTAAAGGATTACGGAACTGCTTGGCGAATTCTAAGAACAAGTTCCCTTACTGATCAAATATACATAAAAGCTCAACGTATCAGAAGTATAGAAACAAAAGAAGAGCAAAAAGTTGATGAAGGAATTGTACCTGAATTTATAGGTATTATTAATTATGCCGTAATAGCATTAATTCAAATTGAATTGGGTGTTGGTGAAGATGTTGGTATGGAAACTGAAAAAGCAATTGCCCTTTATCGTAAATATTCATCAGAAGCAAAAAAATTAATGCTTAATAAAAACCATGATTATGATGAAGCATGGCGAAGTATGAGGATCAGTTCATTTACTGATCTCATTTTAATGAAAATATTCAGAACAAAAGAAATTGAAAATAATCAAGGCAAAACATTAATATCTGAAAATGTTGATGCAAATTATTATGATATGATCAATTACTCAGTATTTGCATTAATTAAATTAGAAATATGA